DNA from Deltaproteobacteria bacterium:
GGCGAATGCGTCGAGGGTGGAGGAGAAGAGGTCGATACCGCCCCTGAGCCTGTCGCGCAGGCCGGCAGCGTCGGCGACTCCCTCGCCATCGAGCTGCAGGCGGTTTGCGGTGAGCATGAGCCTGGCGGCCAGCATGCGCTGGCGGCCGGCGAGGTTTATGAGCAGCGCGTCCTGGCGCTGGGTGTCGAGGATGCGGTTTGTCAGGAGGTGGTCGGAGGCGAAGAGGGCGAATGAGATGAGGATTATGGCCAGGAACTTGACCTTGATGCCGAGCCAGGGGTTGATGGTTTCCTGTTGCCGGAGTCTGTGCATGGAAGAATGATAGAAGAAAGCCGCTCCACCGCGATTGCCCGTCACGGGGCGCGTGGCTCGCTCGAAGGCGCTTGTCCCGCGCTCCGGGGCTTGAGCGCTGGAGACCGGGGCCTCGGCCTGCGGGACTACACCATATTACCGCAACGGGAGCCTTTTTTGAAGGCGAAAATGTAAAGGAAACTCTGATTAATTACCTGGGGGAAACTTTCTGTAGAAAGTTTCCCCCAGACCCCCTTCAAAGACTTTTAATTCCCTGCGGTTCCTCCCGATTTTGCTTGCAAAATCGGGAGGAACCGCAGGGCGTTAAAAGTTTTTGGAGGGAGCCTGAGGGAACCTTTTTACAAAAAGGTTCCCTCAGTGCAATAAATCACAGCTTCCTAAAGTCGAAAAAGAGGCCCGGCGCCGCCCGCGAAGAGGGGGAAGCGCTTCGGGCCGCCCTTTCGCGGTCGGCCTTCCGCCACGCTCTCCCCATAAATGCCTTGACACCGTGAGAGGTTTTCTGTATACAGTATACAGTCCGATCAGGGGCGGGAGGCTTCGGCGGCTCGGGGTCTCCTCGTATGACCGGGTCGTCCGGCCGCCATCCCCGGGGGCGGCGAAGAACGCAGCAGCTTTCCTAAGGAGGTCAAATGGGCCGAAAGAAGATCACCATCGTCGGCGCGGGACACGTGGGCGCGCATACGGCGCTATGGGTGGCGCTCAAGGAGCTCGGAGACGTGGTGCTCCTCGACATCGTCGAGGGCGTTCCCCAGGGCAAGGGGCTCGACCTCTTCGAGGCATCGCCCATAGAAGACTTCGACGCGCGCATCACGGGCACCAACGACTACGACGACACGGCGGACTCCGACGTGGTGATAGTCACGGCCGGGCTTCCGAGAAAGCCCGGCATGAGCCGAAGCGATCTCATAACCACCAATTCGGGCATAGTCAAGAGCGTGGTCACCGAGATCGTGCGCCGCTCGCCGCAGGCCCACCTCATAATCGTCACCAATCCGCTGGACGTCATGGTATACGCCGCGTGGAAGCTCAGCGGTCTCGACCCCCACAGGGTCGTGGGGCTCTCGGGAGCGCTCGACGGCTCGCGCCTGCGCTCTTTCCTCGCCATGGAACTCGGCGTCTCGGTCGAGGACGTTCACGCCATGGTCATCGGCGGCCACGCCGACGAGATGGTGCCGCTGGTGAGGTATTCGACCGTCTCCGGCATACCGGTGAGCCAGCTCATGAGTCCCGAGAGGATCGAGGCCGTGGTGAAGCGCACCAGGACGGCGGGAGGAGAGATCGTCGGGCTCCTGAAGACGGGAAGCGCGTACTACGCCCCCAGCGCCGCGGCGGCCGAGATGTGCGAGGCCATCATAAGGGACAAGAAGCGGGTCATCCCCTGCGCCGCCTACTGCGACGGAGAGTACGGCGTGAAGGATATGTTCATCGGCGTGCCCGTAGTGCTCGGCGCAAAGGGCGTGGAGAGGATAATCGAGGTGGAACTCGACAGTGACGAGCGCCGCGAGTTCGACAGGAGCGTCGAGGCCGTAAGAGGACTCATAGCGGAACTCAGGCTCTGAGGCCTTCTTACTGAGGGAACCTTTTTGTATTTGTAAAAGGGTCACAGACCCACGGTTCCCTCAGGCCCCCTTTCGTTATGTGGCGGCCCACGGGAGGTTCGGGCCGCGCCAGGCGGGGTTTGTTTACGCCTTTGCGGCCCGAACCTCCCGTGGGCCGTCCCGCAGGGGCCGAGGAAACTCTGATTGATTACTCCGGGGGGAGGGGGGGAACGCGGGCCTGTGGCCCTTCTACAGAAAGTTTCCCCCGGAGGCGCTGCGTAAGAGCGGGAGAGGGAGTGAGGATCGTAAGGACGGAGGAGATAACGGCGGCCGTGCGGGATCTCTGCATGAGGGCCGCCACGGAGCTTGGGGCCGACGTGGCCTCGGCGCTTCGCTCCGCGCTCGAGCGCGAGGAGTCGCCGCTGGGCCGGGAGATCCTCAAGCAGATCGTCGACAACTTCGAGATAGCCGCCTCCGAGGGCCGACCCATGTGCCAGGACACGGGCATACCGGTCTTCTTCATCGAGGTGGGGCGCGAGGCGGCCGTCGACGGCCCGCTCGAGGACGCCGTGAACGAGGGCGTGCGCCGCGGCTACGAGGAGGGGTATCTGCGCAAGTCGGTCTGTCATCCCCTGACGCGCGAGAACACGGGAGACAACACGCCGGCCGTCATCCACACAACCCTCGTCGAGGGGGACGGCGTGCGCATAAAGTTCGCGCCCAAGGGCGCGGGCAGCGAGAACATGAGCAGGCTCGCCATGCTCAAGCCCTCGCAGGGGATCGAGGGCGTGAAGGACTTCGTCGTCGAGACGGTGCGCCAGGGGGGCGGCAATCCCTGTCCTCCCATAGTCATCGGCGTGGGCATAGGCGGAAACTTCGAGAAGTCGGCGATCCTCGCCAAGAAGGCGTTGTTGCGGCCCATAGGTTCGGCCAACGGCGACGCCGGGCTCGAGGCCCTCGAAAAGGAGCTCGTCGAAAGGATAAACCGTCTCGGCATAGGTCCCATGGGCTTCGGCGGCGTCACAACGGCCCTGGCCGTACACGTCGAGAGTGCGCCGTGCCACATAGCGAGCCTTCCGGTGGCGGTGAACATCCAGTGCCACGCGGCGCGCCACAAGGAGGTCGAGCTCTGAGGCCGGCCCGGCCTGCCGAGGAGCCTGTCGAGGGGACGAGATGACGGAAGTCAAAAGGATAACGCCGCCTCTGGGCGACGACGACGTGGCCGCCCTCAGGGCCGGCGACAGGGTGCTCATAACGGGCACCCTCTACACGGCCCGCGACGCGGCCCACAAGAGGCTCGTGGAGCTGCTCGACAGGGGCGGGGAGCTTCCGTTTGACATAAGGGGGCAGCTCATATATTATGTCGGTCCCACGCCAGCCCGTCCCGGCGAGATCATAGGCTCGGCCGGACCGACGACGAGCGGCCGCATGGACGCCTACACGCCCAGGCTCCTCGAGCTCGGGCTGAAGGGCACCATCGGCAAGGGCGCCCGGAGCGACGAGGTCAAGGAGGCGATGAAGCGTTTCAGGGCCGTCTACATGGCCGCCGTCGGCGGGGCCGCGGCGCTCATCGCAAGGAGCATAAAGAGGGCCGAGATAGTGGCCTACGAGGACCTGGGACCCGAGGCGGTGCGAAGGCTCGAGGTCGCGGACTTCCCGGCCATAGTGGTGAACGACATGTACGGCGGCGACCTCTTCGTCGAGGGCGTCGAGAAGTACAGGAAAGAGTAGCTTGTCCATGAGGATACGTCTCGATTCCGCCGAGCTCGACGGCCCGCTCGTGCGCCTGCTGGAGCGGATGAGCGGCGAGCGCTTCAGCAACTGCTACCAGTGCGGCAACTGCTCCGGCGGCTGCCCCGTGACCTACGAGATGGAGATACCGCCGAGCCAGGTCATAAGGTTTCTCCAGCTCGGCAAGGTCGACGAGGTCCTGGCGGCCAACTCCATGTGGGTCTGCGTGGGGTGCCTGCAGTGCTACTCGCGGTGCCC
Protein-coding regions in this window:
- the mdh gene encoding malate dehydrogenase translates to MGRKKITIVGAGHVGAHTALWVALKELGDVVLLDIVEGVPQGKGLDLFEASPIEDFDARITGTNDYDDTADSDVVIVTAGLPRKPGMSRSDLITTNSGIVKSVVTEIVRRSPQAHLIIVTNPLDVMVYAAWKLSGLDPHRVVGLSGALDGSRLRSFLAMELGVSVEDVHAMVIGGHADEMVPLVRYSTVSGIPVSQLMSPERIEAVVKRTRTAGGEIVGLLKTGSAYYAPSAAAAEMCEAIIRDKKRVIPCAAYCDGEYGVKDMFIGVPVVLGAKGVERIIEVELDSDERREFDRSVEAVRGLIAELRL
- a CDS encoding fumarate hydratase; the encoded protein is MWRPTGGSGRARRGLFTPLRPEPPVGRPAGAEETLIDYSGGRGGTRACGPSTESFPRRRCVRAGEGVRIVRTEEITAAVRDLCMRAATELGADVASALRSALEREESPLGREILKQIVDNFEIAASEGRPMCQDTGIPVFFIEVGREAAVDGPLEDAVNEGVRRGYEEGYLRKSVCHPLTRENTGDNTPAVIHTTLVEGDGVRIKFAPKGAGSENMSRLAMLKPSQGIEGVKDFVVETVRQGGGNPCPPIVIGVGIGGNFEKSAILAKKALLRPIGSANGDAGLEALEKELVERINRLGIGPMGFGGVTTALAVHVESAPCHIASLPVAVNIQCHAARHKEVEL
- a CDS encoding Fe-S-containing hydro-lyase; the protein is MTEVKRITPPLGDDDVAALRAGDRVLITGTLYTARDAAHKRLVELLDRGGELPFDIRGQLIYYVGPTPARPGEIIGSAGPTTSGRMDAYTPRLLELGLKGTIGKGARSDEVKEAMKRFRAVYMAAVGGAAALIARSIKRAEIVAYEDLGPEAVRRLEVADFPAIVVNDMYGGDLFVEGVEKYRKE
- a CDS encoding heterodisulfide reductase; the encoded protein is MRIRLDSAELDGPLVRLLERMSGERFSNCYQCGNCSGGCPVTYEMEIPPSQVIRFLQLGKVDEVLAANSMWVCVGCLQCYSRCPKSVSLAKILEAMRQLSLRRGEDHEPISEVPAAFLKTAPAQALVCGFRKFVS